Below is a window of Dietzia timorensis DNA.
GCTCGGCCAGATCACGAACATCGACTTCTCGAAGTACTACATCGCCCTGCCGGCGTTCCTCACGATCGTCGCGATGCCGTTCACGTACTCGATCGCCAACGGTATCGGCGTCGGTTTCGTCTCGTGGGTCGTGCTCGCAGTGTTCACCGGCCGCGCGAAGACCGTGCATCCGCTGCTGTGGGTCGTCGCGATTCTCTTCGTCGCCTACTTCGCGATCGACCCGATCACCGCGGCGCTGTCCTAGCAGCCCAGTGCGCGTTATCGACATCGGCGACCCCGCCGACTCCCGCCTCGACCCGTTTCGCGATCTCAACGTCGCCGACCGTCGTCCCGATGCCGGTGACTCGGGGCTCGTCATCGCCGAGGGGCTGTACGTCGTCGGCAGGATGCTCGTCTCACCGCTGTCCACGATGGCGCTCGCCGGCACCGAGGCGAAGCTCGGCCGACTCCGCGAGGACCTCGCCGCCGAGGGGCATTCGCTCGACGCGCTGGCGGGGGACGCGCCGTTCTACCGCGTCTCGAATGAGGTGCTCTCCGCCGTCATCGGCTTTGCTTCTTCCCGGGACGTGCTCGCCGTCGCCCCACGCCCCACGCCGCGTATGACGTCGGACGTACTTGGCCCGGCCAGGACGCTGATGGTGCTCGAGGGCGTCAACAATGCGGAGAACCTCGGCGCCATGTTCCGCGGGGCCGCGGCGTTCGGCGCCGACGGGATCCTCATGGGCGCCGCGACCGCGGACCCCTGGTATCGGCGGACCGTGCGCGTGTCCATGGGCCACGTGATGAACGTGCCGTGGGCAAACCTCGGTGGCACGCCGACGACCTGGCAGCGCGGACTCACGGAGCTCCACGACGCCGGGTTCTCGACCATCGCGTTGACGCCTTCCGCGGACGCCACGCTCGCCGAGGCGATGGCCCGGGTGGGCGCGGCCGGCGGCGCCGGCAGGGTGGCGCTGCTCGTGGGCGCCGAGGGGCCCGGGCTCACCGAGCACGCGATGCGCGCGGCAACCCTGCGCGCAAGGATTCCGATGGCCGCCGGCGTCGACTCGCTCAACGTCGCCACCGCCGCGCAGATCGCGCTCTACGAGCGATTTCGCTGACAAGTATTCAGCTCCGCCGCGCTGTCAGCTTAGGTATGTGAATGCCCGTTACCTGCATGTTTACATGCCTGTGTTCGTGAAACAGCTCACACCGAAGGTGATTGCCTGATACAAATGTGCGCGAATCACTCTAGTGAGGAGCGGTGCGCATGCGAATTCGGAAACGCAGGCCAGGCGTTCGGCGGGACGCGCCCTTGAGCGGGGCGGGTTCCGCGATCGCCGCCGGCGCGGCGGCGATTGTTATCGTGATCGGGGCTTCGGGTGCGGCCCAGTCGCCGGGCTCGCCTGGGACTACCGGGTCCGCCGGATCGGTGGGTCAGACGGAGGGGAGTGGCAGCGTGGACGTGTCCCAGGCTCCCGGCGCAGCCCCCGCCGCGACCGAGACGATCGAGGCGGTCCGCGCCGCCGAGAGACGCTATTCGGCGAACAAGTACGACGGTTCTGGCGGGCCTGGATCGGTTCACTTCGTCGATCGCACAGCCACTTCGCCGCTCGTGTTCGTCGCCCCGCATGCGGTGCGCCACCATCGCGCGGGGAAGCTCAAGGCGCCCGAACTCTATACCGGCGGCATCGCCGAGGTTCTCGGCGAACGCCTCGGTGCCAGCGTCCTCTCGGTCGACGGCCTCGTCCCGGATTGGGGAGACGACTGGGCCGGCCGTGACGACGAGTTCACCCGCATTCTCCACGGCCTGCCGCCGGGCGCCATCATCGTCGATCT
It encodes the following:
- a CDS encoding TrmH family RNA methyltransferase; amino-acid sequence: MRVIDIGDPADSRLDPFRDLNVADRRPDAGDSGLVIAEGLYVVGRMLVSPLSTMALAGTEAKLGRLREDLAAEGHSLDALAGDAPFYRVSNEVLSAVIGFASSRDVLAVAPRPTPRMTSDVLGPARTLMVLEGVNNAENLGAMFRGAAAFGADGILMGAATADPWYRRTVRVSMGHVMNVPWANLGGTPTTWQRGLTELHDAGFSTIALTPSADATLAEAMARVGAAGGAGRVALLVGAEGPGLTEHAMRAATLRARIPMAAGVDSLNVATAAQIALYERFR